AGTGCCTACATAAAAATCAATCCTCCTTTCGTTTACACTTAAAATATAACTTTAAAAATGTCTAAAAAAGCATAGAGTTTTTCACCCATTGATGAAAATTTTCTGAAAGGTGATAATGTTGAATAATCTTGAGAAAAAACAAATGGGACTAAGGATTAAAAAATTACGTGAAGAAAAAGGCCTTACGCAAGATGAATTGGCGGAAATGCTTAAGATGAAAAACCGGGCTACCGTATCCAGTTATGAGCTGGGCGTTCTATTCCTCCTAGTGATGTTCTGCGCAATTTAGCTGATATTTTTGATGTGTCTGCCGACTATTTACTTGGGAGAGGGGAAACTGACGAATCCGTTACTCCATCAGAGAATAATCCAGCGGCTCGGTATCTGAAATTGGGTGGGCGATAAAATTAGGGAGACAGAGCCAAGATATGACACAAAAAGAATTAGGTAAGCAGGTAGACGAGAATCAAAGACAAATTTCCAGCTATGAACTGGATCTTAAACCTGTTCCGGAGCATACACTTGATAAAATCATGGAAGTTTTCGGTTTGTCGTTCCCGGAATTTTTAGCTAAGTACAACATGTGGGATGAGCCCATTCACTCCCATTTTGATAGAGATGTGGATAAGCAGATTGCTTTCGAGCAAACTGCTGCTGGTAACATTACCGACCAATCAAATTTATGTAAACGCAAACAGGAATTGACTGGTAGGCGATGGGGGTATAGAAAGCTCATCCCACTGTCCGCAATTGTACAAGCCCACAAAGCCTGCCTACGAAATAGGTATGAGATCGCTGATTACCTAGGCGTGACAGAAGAGTTTTTACAAGATGCAATTGACTATTACCGGGATAAATACGGTGTATGCACACAGCATGAACAATATTTAATTTACTTTGACCCACTCAACGTAATTGAACCCGTATTATCTTTTGGCGCTTTCCAGCTGTAAGGCTGTTTACTATACATAAAAACAGAACATACGTTCCATTAGGAAGGAACTAAAATGGCATCCATTGAAAAACGTGGTACAAACTCATGGCGACTTATAGTAGAGGTAGGATACGATTCTAAGGGTAAACGTGTAAAAAGAACCCGAACTATAAGAGTGGAAGACCAAGCTTTATTGAGGACAACGAAGAAGCTTAGAGAATATCTGGAGACGGAGTTGCACAAATTTAAAATTGAAGTTGAGGCAGGGGAATATATTGCTCCTGAGAAAATGACATTTGGGGTCTTTGTCGAAGATTGGCGAACCAAATACGCCGTAAAAGAATTAAGCCCTAAAACGTTAGCCGTTCACATGCGATTTATTAACCTACGAATTTTACCTGTTTTCGGAAGTAAGCGTCTGGATCAGATCAAACCGTTTCACATTGTACAATTTCTGACCGATCTGAACGAAGGTGACCGTTTAGACGGTAAGGATGGAAAACTTGCTTCTGGAACAATCCATTATGTGTACCGCGTTCTGAAAAACATTTTTTCGCGGGCGAACGAGTGGAAAATCATCAAAGGGAATCCAGTCGCAGAGGTGAAAAGGCCGAAAGTCGCACATAAAGAGGTTGAGGTCTACGATGAAAATGAAGTCGCAGAATTGTTCCAGGCCTTAGAAAAATTGGCGAATAATGATCACGTTAGCCCCGACAACCGGTTTGCGCCGAGGCGAACTGGTCGGCCTCGAGTGGGGGCACGTTAACCTGGAGAAAGGAACAATTGACGTTAAACAGAGCATTACGATGGCCTTAAACGGCAAGCCGATTATCATAGAACCTAAAACCAAAAAATCCAAAAGAACAATCTCTTTACCTGATTCAGTCGTGGAAGAATTTCTGAAAAAGAATAACCTGCGCCATATTCGCTTTCACGATCTGCGTCACACATCGGCACCCTGCTTATCAACCAGGGAGTGCATGCAAAAATCATATCTGAGCGCCTGGGCCATGCCAGCCTAACCACCACCATGAACGTATACGGCCACGCTCTTCAATCAGCTGATAAGGAAGCTGCCAACAAGTTCGAGAATGTACTTTTTTTCAGAAAATCCAACGGAAAGCAATAAAAACGACACACTGCCCACGTGCCGTTTTTATTAGGATTCTTTCGTCCCCAATTCGTCCTCAAGCAAAATTACACCCCATTAGAAACCTTTATAAATCAGGAAAACTGCACACTCCACATGTACCTGACCCGGGAGCCTTTTAGATTGTTATAGGAAATCCCTTCATTCGGCAAAGGTTCTGCTTTATGGGCGCTAGTGCTCAGCCTTTAAGTAAGGAAATAACCGATTTCCCCGGGTTTAGCAGGCAGCACTTAAGGGAAATATTCCGCTTTATAATCCACTTAGAATCTTAGGCCCATGACAGACGCACATACGATATAGACCAATACCGCATATGCTATGACATCTATCTTCAGGGAGGTAAAGGGATGAACCATAGAAAGCGTATAGCAAGCAAATGGGAAAAACATAAGATTCTACTTGACGAGAAACTGTTGAAAAAATATCTTCCTGCCACTTTTAAGTACAGTAAAGATAAGCTTGAGGAGATGCTGGAGCAATATGGAATGGTTTACATTAAGCCGGAGAAAGGGTATGGAGGCAAAGGGATAATCCGGGCAGAGCAATTAAACGGACCAATCGTAACGTACAAGTATCACTATAAGAAAAACGTTCACCAATGCGAAACATTCGATGAACTAAGCGATGCAATCGAAGGCCATCTAAAAGCTTATTCCAGACAGTTCCTGATTCAAAAAGGAATTTATATGCTCCGTTATAAAGGTGTTCCATTTGACCTGCGTGTCATGGTCCAATTGAGTCCATCCGAAAACTGGGAAGCAACGGGTGTTATTGGACGAACTGCGGATCCGAAAAGAGCCGTAACTAACGTGAAAAGCGGCGGAAAGGCTGTTCCGGTGGAAAAATTATTAGCTAAGCATATGCCAAAAGAAAAACATAGTTTTATTACATTTATCAAGAAAATAGGAGTAAAATGTGCAAAGCAACTTCAGACCAAATATCCCAATTTAAAAGAAATCGGCGTGGACATTGCGGTGGATACAGATCATCACCCATGGATATTGGAAGTAAATACCCTCCCTGCTATTTACGGATTTAAAATTCTAAAAGATAAGTCCATTTATAAAACAATGAAGCTATATTCCAAAGCTTATAATAATAAATAAAAGTTCTCCGGAATTGGTGTGAATCTCCACTTTTATTAGAATCACGAAACCGGAACATGCGGTGAACCCTCTTACTAAAGAGTATGGCTAAGTGATCCCTCCGGTTCTGTCTTTTTTAGATTCACGCCAACATTTCAAAAGTAAAATGTTGGCGTGAATCTATTATTAGTATGGAACCCAAAATAATTGCCATATAGAAATCAATTTGGCACGATTACTAATACAGCATTTGCCGAACGATAATGGGGGTTTTTATAAAATCCCAAGTACCCTCTATATTTAAAAAAGACGGAAGCCCAAAGGGTATTCCATCTTTTTTAAATCTGTATAACCAGATATAACCTTCTTCCGATCCCCTGGATCAGACAAGACGCCTATGATGGTCTAATACAGCGATGAAAAGTAGTTTACATAAGTATACGAAAAATTGAAACATAACAAACATCAGAGACAAAAATGCGGCAATTACCCAAGCCTCAAACGCAGAAGAATGAAAAGCCGAGAAAGGTTCCGGAAACATTGCAGCCAGACTAAAGGAAACCGCCATTGACAAGGCAGCCCCCATCAGAAACATCCGGGTAGTCAAAGCAAGCAAAGGAAGAGCAAATACCAGTGTATAGAACCAGATATTTGTATAGTAGTTTTGGTACAAAAATGGCAGCGGAGAACAAAATACAAGTACGGTTCATTGGTAATAAGGGAGACGTTTCATTGATAGCTCACCTCAATTTATCATTAGGCACTTGTTCCATTTATACCATATATATCCTCTGTTTCTATTTTATTCTAAATTCACGAAAAGTTCAACAATTATTCACATCTTGTTCAATTTTTTTCTGACAATGACAAGCATCAAATAAGGTTCCGCATGCATGCCCGTAAACGGTTCCCTTCAAAATCGACCACTTATTTATGAGATCTCTCATTCAAACTATCGCCTCTTTTCGGGAAGAATAAACACTACATAAATTTCCATTGATTATCTACCGTCCAGACGGTATACTATGTTTGATTTATTTTTCAAGGAGGAATTATTGATGTCTGCCCCATCCAAGCGCCAGCATATTCTGGATGCGGCCTGCCGCATTGTTAAGGAACTCGGAGCCGTACATTTAACTTTAGACGCTGTAGCCAAAGAAGCGAGGGTAAGTAAAGGAGGACTGCTTTATCATTTTCCGAGCAAAGAAGCCCTGATCCAAGAAATGATTACTCACATGGATGAAAAGTACTTGAAGAATGTAGAAGCCCTAAGCCGTCAGGATAAGGAATCCCGGGGGAATTGGTCCCGGGCATATGCCATTGAAACCTTCAATCAAGTGGAGGGGGACAAAGATATTTTCCCCGCTTTGCTGGCGGGTATTGCCACTTCTCCTGATTCGCTCGAACCTTTAAAGCAGACTTACGGCCATTTACGGAAAAGGCTCGAAGATGATGGAATTGATCCATTAAAAAGCAATCTAATCCGGTTGGCCTCTGACGGGCTATGGTTTTCCGAATTGTTTGGATTAGATCCTCTGGAGCCTTACATGCGGTCAAAAGTGCTTGAAGAATTGATTCGATTATCTAAGGAGAACTGAACATCATGATAGGATATCTAACTTTAGCAGTATCGCTTACCTTAGAAATGTTTGGAGCCACCATGTTGAAATTATCTAAAGGATTTACGAAATGGCTGCCTGCTGTCCTGGTTGTATTCGGGTATGGTTCCGCCTTTTACTTCTTTTCCAAGTCTTTAACTTATTTACCTCTTAATCTCGCATATGCCACCTGGGCAGGTCTCGGGACGTCGCTGACCGTTCTGGTAGATTATTTTTTCTTTAAAGAGTCGCTGACCAAGCGGTCTCTCCTAGGTCTTGTCCTCATTGTCTGTGGAGTTTTTATTTTAAATCTTTCGGGGGTTGCTTCTCATGGATAAACATCCTGCTCAAAAACGTTCTTTATTTGGCTATTTATTTCTAACGTGCTCCATCATATCTGAAGTCTTTGGGACTACTATGCTTAAATTCTCGGATGGTTTTACCGTTTTCCTTCCGACTTTGGGGATAATAGCTGGGTTTAGCATTGCTTTTTACTGCCTGAGCCTTTGCCTTCGCTACTTATCCATGAGTTTGGCCTATGCTACTTGGGCAGGAGCCGGAACGGCATTGACCGCTCTAATCAGTGTTGTTGTTTTTCGGGAGTCATTAAATGTCATAGCTGTCTTCGGTCTTTTGTTCATTATTGGCGGAGTATTTTTTTTGAATAAATCCAAAGAAAAAGGGCCGGATGAAGACCAGGCTTCACCGGGATCTCCACGGGCAGACGGGTTATAAGCCCCTCTGTCCGTTCACTCCTGCGATATCCAGCAATTCCTGTTCCAGCAAGTTCTTATCTGTCTCTATTTCCGGCGAAACAGGTCTGGAATTAACATTCACAAGCTGGTAACCCCTAAAGTTGCAATGATGGATAAAGCATCCCTTCTCTTCAAGCAAATATGGAAGATATTCCGGAATATTCACAGCTACCCCCCTATTCTCCGGATGGAGAATCCAGGTTATATCTTTCCAATCGAGTATTCCCTCTCTTGTTTTTAGCGGCGTTTCATAAGTAACGGACTTATCCAGACAAGCTTTATACAGGTACATCCCTCCCAATTTCCGGTCATCACCAAGCCAAGTGACCAAACCCTTACATTCAAATTTATCCGGCTGCAGGAAAAGACCTGTTTCCTCTAATACTTCTCTTCTTACTGATTCCACAGGGCTTTCCCCCTGCTCAATTTTCCCGCCAATACCATTCCAGGCTCCCATCCAGGAAGACTTTTGCCGGTTTAAAAGCAGAATTTGATCGCCTCTTCTGATAAAACAAATATTGTATGTAATCATAGCTCTATCCTCTCCATCATTTTAAGGATGGTAAAAATTTTTGTTCCCGTCACTTTTTGTCCAAAGGAGACTAAAATGATGTTTAATGGTTATTCAGTCGAATGACATAAGCGTCCAGCAGCACCCGCGATAATACATGCAGCGGAAGTCTGGAACGGACTTCATATTCCGGAAAAAAGGACTGTTCCCCCTTGTAACCGACAATGACTATGTCAGAAAGCCTGGCCAGGCTGGAATCGATCCGGGTGGTCAGGGTGATGGTCGGAATCTCCTTAATTTTGAAATTTTTGCAGGCCTCCACCAGTTCACCGGTCTCCCCGTTTAGAGAAACAAACAGTACCACATCGTCTTTGACCAGCTTCCGGGAGATAACGCGGATAATGTTAGGATCGTTGTGCATTTCACAATTTTTACCCATTAACTGCAGCTTTACTGTCAGTTCTGTTCCAATGAATTCAGAAAAACCCCTGGCAAATACGTATACTTTGCTCGCCTTGTAAATCTCCTGAATCGCCTTTTCCAGCTGGCGGGTATCCAGCATTTGAATAGTCTGGATCACTTCTAGTTCATTTTTTCGGATCGCTTCCCGAATTTGTGTATCCACCGATGCTTTAATCGGCTCATCTTCCATTGCATGACTGTTGTTTTTAATGCTGTATTTAAATGATGTATATCCATCAAACCCCAGCTTCTTCATCAGCCGAACAATGGTTGCAGTCGAAACACTCGCCTCTTCGCTCAGTTTAAGAATGGACAGTTCGCTCATGCGGGGCAGATTCTTATAGATAAAATCCAATAGATGGCGTTCCGAGTCGCTGAGCTGCTGGTAAGTCTCCGGCGGTATTTGAAAAATGGGATTCTGCATACCTCTTCTTTGGCCCCTTTTCCTTATGTTTGTATGTGTAGGTACTACCTTGCGATTTTGGTGATGTAAACATTTACACACCCTGTAAACATAGCTTCTCCAGGCTGTGCCATAATAAAAGTGCAGCAAGCGGCAATAGAAAAACAGTCTTAAGCAAGGGGGGGAACATCTTGATTTATACCTGCACTTTAAATCCCGCCATCGACTTATTTGTGGCTCTTGAGGATTTAAAACCAAATATAGTAAACCGCACTAATGATGAAGATTACCAGGCAAACGGAAAAGGAATCAACATTTCCTTCGTGCTGAACATGCTTGGCATACAAAGTACAGCTCTTGGCTTCATTGCCGGGT
This Paenibacillus larvae subsp. larvae DNA region includes the following protein-coding sequences:
- a CDS encoding site-specific integrase; this translates as MITLAPTTGLRRGELVGLEWGHVNLEKGTIDVKQSITMALNGKPIIIEPKTKKSKRTISLPDSVVEEFLKKNNLRHIRFHDLRHTSAPCLSTRECMQKSYLSAWAMPA
- a CDS encoding helix-turn-helix domain-containing protein, with translation MTQKELGKQVDENQRQISSYELDLKPVPEHTLDKIMEVFGLSFPEFLAKYNMWDEPIHSHFDRDVDKQIAFEQTAAGNITDQSNLCKRKQELTGRRWGYRKLIPLSAIVQAHKACLRNRYEIADYLGVTEEFLQDAIDYYRDKYGVCTQHEQYLIYFDPLNVIEPVLSFGAFQL
- a CDS encoding MurR/RpiR family transcriptional regulator yields the protein MQNPIFQIPPETYQQLSDSERHLLDFIYKNLPRMSELSILKLSEEASVSTATIVRLMKKLGFDGYTSFKYSIKNNSHAMEDEPIKASVDTQIREAIRKNELEVIQTIQMLDTRQLEKAIQEIYKASKVYVFARGFSEFIGTELTVKLQLMGKNCEMHNDPNIIRVISRKLVKDDVVLFVSLNGETGELVEACKNFKIKEIPTITLTTRIDSSLARLSDIVIVGYKGEQSFFPEYEVRSRLPLHVLSRVLLDAYVIRLNNH
- a CDS encoding TetR/AcrR family transcriptional regulator gives rise to the protein MSAPSKRQHILDAACRIVKELGAVHLTLDAVAKEARVSKGGLLYHFPSKEALIQEMITHMDEKYLKNVEALSRQDKESRGNWSRAYAIETFNQVEGDKDIFPALLAGIATSPDSLEPLKQTYGHLRKRLEDDGIDPLKSNLIRLASDGLWFSELFGLDPLEPYMRSKVLEELIRLSKEN
- a CDS encoding DMT family transporter, translated to MIGYLTLAVSLTLEMFGATMLKLSKGFTKWLPAVLVVFGYGSAFYFFSKSLTYLPLNLAYATWAGLGTSLTVLVDYFFFKESLTKRSLLGLVLIVCGVFILNLSGVASHG
- a CDS encoding YheC/YheD family protein translates to MNHRKRIASKWEKHKILLDEKLLKKYLPATFKYSKDKLEEMLEQYGMVYIKPEKGYGGKGIIRAEQLNGPIVTYKYHYKKNVHQCETFDELSDAIEGHLKAYSRQFLIQKGIYMLRYKGVPFDLRVMVQLSPSENWEATGVIGRTADPKRAVTNVKSGGKAVPVEKLLAKHMPKEKHSFITFIKKIGVKCAKQLQTKYPNLKEIGVDIAVDTDHHPWILEVNTLPAIYGFKILKDKSIYKTMKLYSKAYNNK
- a CDS encoding helix-turn-helix domain-containing protein, which produces MNNLEKKQMGLRIKKLREEKGLTQDELAEMLKMKNRATVSSYELGVLFLLVMFCAI
- a CDS encoding DMT family transporter, yielding MDKHPAQKRSLFGYLFLTCSIISEVFGTTMLKFSDGFTVFLPTLGIIAGFSIAFYCLSLCLRYLSMSLAYATWAGAGTALTALISVVVFRESLNVIAVFGLLFIIGGVFFLNKSKEKGPDEDQASPGSPRADGL
- a CDS encoding NUDIX hydrolase, coding for MITYNICFIRRGDQILLLNRQKSSWMGAWNGIGGKIEQGESPVESVRREVLEETGLFLQPDKFECKGLVTWLGDDRKLGGMYLYKACLDKSVTYETPLKTREGILDWKDITWILHPENRGVAVNIPEYLPYLLEEKGCFIHHCNFRGYQLVNVNSRPVSPEIETDKNLLEQELLDIAGVNGQRGL
- a CDS encoding N-terminal phage integrase SAM-like domain-containing protein, encoding MASIEKRGTNSWRLIVEVGYDSKGKRVKRTRTIRVEDQALLRTTKKLREYLETELHKFKIEVEAGEYIAPEKMTFGVFVEDWRTKYAVKELSPKTLAVHMRFINLRILPVFGSKRLDQIKPFHIVQFLTDLNEGDRLDGKDGKLASGTIHYVYRVLKNIFSRANEWKIIKGNPVAEVKRPKVAHKEVEVYDENEVAELFQALEKLANNDHVSPDNRFAPRRTGRPRVGAR